The DNA region TGGATCGAACGGCTGGGTCCGCGCTTTACGCACGGCATTTTGAAAGATCGCGACGGCACGGCCCTGTGCAGCCACAGCCGCGAAACGCGCATTCGGTTGGCCCTTTCGGAACTGGGCCCCACGTTCATTAAGCTGGGCCAAATTTTGAGCACGCGCCCTGATGTCGTGGGAGTGGCCCTGGCAGACGAATTGGCAAAATTGCAAGATCGCACTCCAGCCGATTCGTACGGACAAGTCGTAAGCATCGTAGAGTCCGAACTGGGCCAGCCCTTGCCCGAATTGTTCCTCGATTTTGAAGAAGTCCCACTGGCCAGCGCTTCGATTGGCCAGGTTCACCGGGCGCGCTTAAAAAATGGCGATTGGGTCGTGGCCAAGGTGCGGCACGCGGGCATCGAAGAAATCATCCGCCGCGATTTGGAAATTCTCACCGGACTGGCGCATTGGGCCGAACGGGTGCCGGAGCTGGCCAATTATCGTCCCCGGGCCACCGTCGCCGAGTTTCAACGCGTGTTGCGGCGAGAGCTCGATTTTGGCCGCGAAGAGCGCAATCTCCAGCAATTTGCCTATTTGTTCGCCGACGACCCCACCGTGAAAATTCCGCGCTCCTATCCGGAGCTTTCCACATCGCGCGTGCTGACCATGCAGTACCTGGAAGGCGTGAAGCTTTCGCACGTCGAAAAAGTGTACGAAGCGGGGTTTGATTTGAAGGAGGTTGCCCGTCGCGGGGCCGATTTATATCTCACCATGATTTTCACCCACGGCTTTTATCATGCCGATCCGCATCCGGGCAATTTGATTCTCATGCCTGGCAATGTAATCGGGCTGTTGGATTTTGGCATGGTGGGGCGCATTGATGATGCGCTGCGTGAGGAAGTCGAAGACCTATTGCTGGCCATTGGCGAGCGCAACCCCGGGCGGCTGGCACAAGTAATTACGCAAATGGGCGAAGTGCCGCGCGATTTAGATCAAACGGCGCTGGGTTACGATTTGGCCGATTTCGTGGCGCATTACGGTAACCAGTCGATTGAAGATGTCAATCTGAGCGCCGCGCTGAACGAAATGACCGAAATCATTCGCCGCTATCGCATTATGCTGCCGGCACGCATTGCCATGTTGCTGAAAATGTTGGTCATGTTGGAAGGCACAGCCCGGCTGGCCAGCCCGCGGTTTAGCTTGATGGAAGTTTTGGCCCCGCACCAAAAGCAAATGGCCTGGCGGCGCATTTCGCCGCTGCGGCGGCTGCGGAAGCTGCGTCACGTGTACAACGAAATTGAGCACTTGGCCGAAGTACTGCCGCGCAAAGTGCTTGACATTGTCGATTTGTTTCACGCCGGAAAAATCGACGTGCATCTGGATCATCGCGGCCTGGAGCCTTCGGTCAATCGGCTGGTGCTGGGCATGCTGGCCAGCGCGCTATTTTTGGGCTCGGCCTTGCTCCTGAGCCGCGAAGTGCCGCCGCTGGTTGGGCCTGCCTGGTTGTTTGGCGAGCGCGGGGTATCGCTGTTCGGCGTGGCCGGTTGCGTTGTCGCCTTGGGCCTGGGCTTGCGATTGCTGCGCGCCATCAACAAGTCGGGCCATTTGGACCGCCGAGACTGACCATTCGACACGAATGAAACTCAATCACTGTCCCTCGTGCGACCTGATCATGTCTTCGATCTGCTTTTTCACTGCGTCGAGGTTGAACGACGCCGGGTCTTGCATCGGCGGATAATCGATGGCCGTTTTGGCGAGTTCAGCAACCCTTTGTTGGACTAGCACAAATCGCCAGAATTCCCGCGCGTAAAAATCGTTCATGTAACCGCCGCCTAAATCATTCAGCGTTTCTGCATTAATCGACGGCGTGCGCTCGAAGGGGTCTTGGTGAATATTCACCATGCCAGGCATGTCGGTAGTAACCTTGGGTCCCGGCCAGCCCAGGGGCTGCTGGAAGAACTGGAATTTGAAGTCGTCCAGACGCAGCGCGCCCAGTTTTGGCCCGCCAAAGTACCAAAGTTCGTGACGCTTGGACGATCCGTTGTCGGTCAGAAGATCGGTCTGATCGTAGCCGTCCAAATGGTTTTTATACTCGCGGTCGCCCAGCTTAGCTCC from Pirellulales bacterium includes:
- a CDS encoding AarF/ABC1/UbiB kinase family protein — protein: MRLSTIPQLYRHASRWRQILTVLSKYGLAGWIERLGPRFTHGILKDRDGTALCSHSRETRIRLALSELGPTFIKLGQILSTRPDVVGVALADELAKLQDRTPADSYGQVVSIVESELGQPLPELFLDFEEVPLASASIGQVHRARLKNGDWVVAKVRHAGIEEIIRRDLEILTGLAHWAERVPELANYRPRATVAEFQRVLRRELDFGREERNLQQFAYLFADDPTVKIPRSYPELSTSRVLTMQYLEGVKLSHVEKVYEAGFDLKEVARRGADLYLTMIFTHGFYHADPHPGNLILMPGNVIGLLDFGMVGRIDDALREEVEDLLLAIGERNPGRLAQVITQMGEVPRDLDQTALGYDLADFVAHYGNQSIEDVNLSAALNEMTEIIRRYRIMLPARIAMLLKMLVMLEGTARLASPRFSLMEVLAPHQKQMAWRRISPLRRLRKLRHVYNEIEHLAEVLPRKVLDIVDLFHAGKIDVHLDHRGLEPSVNRLVLGMLASALFLGSALLLSREVPPLVGPAWLFGERGVSLFGVAGCVVALGLGLRLLRAINKSGHLDRRD